A stretch of DNA from Megalops cyprinoides isolate fMegCyp1 chromosome 17, fMegCyp1.pri, whole genome shotgun sequence:
CATAGTGGTCCAGTCACATGTGTGGCTTCCTTTAATGTGCAGTACATACTAGATTAAGCGTCCTTTGAAAGCACATTCATCAGTGAGGATTCGGAACAACATATTCTAAGTGTTACAATTAGTTTAACACACTTCTGAAACCATGAATGAAACAGAGCATAAATGATTGGATTGATGGAGGAATTTAAAAATCCCAAACATGATATATTCATAAGTAAAAGATATGTAGAAGGTTTCCTCATatgtaaataaaggaaaatagCTATGTAGTAAGGTATTATGCACAGTAAGAATGCAGACACTAGAATTCCTAgtgtttttgctgcttttctttcagatgccactgaatgcattttccttgtgctctttgcattattttgttcTTGAACACACCTAATATTATTTGCATGCCTTTTAGCAATGGCAAAAACTTTCATGTACATAATTATTATGGTCGAGCATGGCacaataaaaactaaaataaaatcaacaacagcCCATATGTCACTGATTTTAACAAGACATTCTCCAGCACACTCAGTATTTTCTGCCAGGTCAGTGATATTTCcattgaaataaagaaaaatcaagTAGTAGATTATTGAATACAACCAGAGGCAAGATATTATCATCAATGCTACATTCACTGTGATTCTAGTAGAATAGAGAAAAGGGTTGCACAGAGCAATGTATCGATCCACAGCAATGCAAGCAACGTTATAAACTGACACACATGTCAGGCAAAAGGCAACCACATTAAAAATAGTGCAATATACTGCACCAAAGCACCAGTGTGATTCAATCAACCCGATAAAGTGGAAAGGCATCACAATTAATCCGACTAGAAAGTCagccacagccagagagaggaggaggaggttggttggtgtgtggagctgcttgAAGTGACAGATGGAGATGATCACCAGCAGGtttccacacactgtcagtaacacaactgcagctgcagacacatACAGCAGAACATCCACTGCAGTAACTGATAACCTTTCAAAGCAGGAGAAGTTGGAGGACTGGGCGCAGAACTCGTCTTCTTTAATTTCTGTGAGATTCATAAATGAAGAACACAGTTCCACTTTTACTGACTGCAAAAATGACCAGAAGCTATAACGTGGAAAATATGAGATCTGACAGAcagtatttttgtgtgaaaaggtTGCAAGATGTTATGTAGCTGGTCCTGTACAGTGATCCTGATCTAGGAACTGCAGTCATATTTATACTATAAGGTTACTGTTTTTATGGTGGTGGTTGTTAATGAATACCCATCGGAATCAGAGTCATCTGTTGAACTGGGATTATATGATGAGCCACAGTAGTATAGTAACACAAATCAACATGGCAATTACAATGTCAGAAAACGTGTCCAGAAGTAAATGATTGGCATTGTCAAGATGATGGGAGAGCCAATTGGACAGCACTACAATTTAGCTGCGtcttttaaaatggatgcaAAAAAGTGTTTGGTCTTGTTGGCTGGCGAAAGGAGTCGGCGAGATGGGAGAACCTGCCATGattttgtcagtgctccgcctccttagctgttgtgtttttgtttttccttgcccatgtgcttttgttttccttgtgttttagtcctgccccgctccccgcccggtctccgcccgccttattgcctgcacacctgcttcccatctcctcgtcaccccagccctatatattccccgtttgtttcatgtctcgttgctagttcgttacagcgTATctttcctgtttcgtccccgccgttttttcctgcctgttcgTTTTTTCTGGTTCCCGATTCTGTCTGCACCCGACCttggttttctgcctgccgtttttgccctgtttgcctgattgcctgcttgcctggttcctgactctgcctgactccacgatcGCCTCCCCCGGAATTGCCCACGGACTGtctgcctggtttttgaccctgcctgttttcgTTTTCGCTACGCTGTCATCTTCCTTATAAAGTCGCACGGAACCTGAAACTTGCGTGGTCCgctcctgagtccttgcctgagccttgacaggacgaactagccatcatggactcagcggacctaccccagctgagggctgcgctggagctgcagggtgcGTTGTTGGGTGGCCACCAAAGCCAGCTGAgaaccatcggccggtccctggagggcttcgctgccagcctcgccagcgtcacttcccagctgcaacagttgcagctgagccagggtaatcgcctctcgccgcctgcggcagctcccccaccagctccaccagtacccccgagccgggagccccgtctgcctcctcctgagtcatacgcgggggatccaggaacctgtcggtcgttcctctcccagtgctccctggtttttgaactgcagccctccacgtttcccacggaccgggcgaagatcgcttacgtcattaccctgctgacgggacgtgccagggagtggggtactgcggtctgggacgctGGCGTTTCTTTCTGCTATTCCTTCACGGCCTTTgcagaggagatgaagaaggtcttcgaccgatccagacacggtcgcgaggctgcaagggagatgctcaggattcgccaggggcgccggtcagtGTCGGACTTTGCGATAGACTTccgcactctcgctgccaccAGTGGCTGGAATACAGCGGCGCAGTACGACgcctttctccacggcctttcggagtccatcaaggacgagctggccactcaggaactgccggccagctttgacgccctggtggatctggccatccgtgtcgaccagcgcctgtcgcagcggtgCCGGGAGAGCCAGTGGACTGCTGAGCCCCTTCCAAGAACTGCCCGCACCGGTTGCGCGTAGCCCCGCCATTCTGCCGCCTgcttccccggagccgatgcaagtagaccgcactcgcatgactcgcctgtcccctgccgagcgacagaagaggatcagcgccggagcctgcctgtactgcggtcagccagggcatttcgtggcaacctgccccgttaaaagccagcgctcacccgtagcaaggggagtacaggtgagcgtgacctCTTTAAACCAGTCCCCTGAGATCCGTCCTCTTttttcggccactctgctcatcagGGGTTATccccatgctgtctctgttttaatcgattcgggggccgacgggagtttcattgatgccggCTTGGCGGCGCGATTGCAGCTGCCCTGaatcccgctgcactcgccgctagaagcccacgccatcaccggggcccctctggtccgcatcacccacaccaccccccctgtgagcttcctcatctccggcaaccatcgcgaagAGATCGTTTTGCACGTgttagacaccccacaagcttccgtggtcctgggaCATCCCTGGCTAGCTCGGCACAACCCTGACattgactggcagggcaacaagattctgggttggagcccgttctgccattcccactgtcttcgcgatgctctgactctggtttgattccccactgggcagTGGCGCCCCCGGAAAATGTTCAGTGGGGGGGCCAGGTGGGGCCAGTGAAAATCTTGGGGTGGCACTAGCATGGTAAccactgggggtgggggatgtaatgacagcaattcattttcacaaaagcaaagaCTTGGATATTTTGCCTTTAATGGCCAAACGCAATAGAACAAACTGGATTTTCGgatttaaacaaactgaatttatggATTTAAATCTTTGGAGTTAAAACCTATGGATACCGAACGCAATATTTTCCTCCTCATTAAGAAATGATTCTGTATCATACGGGATGCTTGGCAACACTAAGTGACACAAGAAGGCTGTGGCATCTGgcatgagtgatttttttaatgttagctagctacatacaaTGCAATTGTAGATAAAAGCTATGTAGGTAATTCACAACAAATGATCAACAAATTCACGGTTACGTTTTAAATGGTAACGTATtactaaatgatgtaatgtaaccaaCTGGCTAATAGGCTTTCCCCAATCAACGTACCCAGCTAACTTATTTATAGCGACCTAGGGGGACCAGACTTAAACACATCTGTCTTACAAGAGGAGAAAACAACAACCATCTGAAatctgcagtaaaaacaataaaacactcaCTTTTCCAGTTCGAACTTGGACAAGTCCTGTCATTACAGACATAGTGTAGTGGTCAGTGTCTGATAATTCTGCGGCGTGGAGGCTGAAATTGCGAAATTGCGGAAATGTGATAATACAAAGCTAAAAATagcctaaataaatgtaaaaataataataaaaatttggctggtggggggggggggggggggcatggccactggggcactgctgctatacccactgctgctgtaacccacaattacctccataaatatctagctgtataaatggataaagtggaaaaaaactgtaCCCTAAtttggtctggataagagcttctcctaaatgacaataatctaaTGCAGAAACTTGAGTTTTTAGGGATACTTCAGTTTGTAGGGATACAAACTTTGTGCTTTGTCACACTTTGAGGGCTGTGTCAGCGGTCAGCGATAGGAGTAAAATTGCTGTTTGAGTGAGACCTAGGGATTACTCACCTCACCTGAAAGAGGTTGAGTGATTAGAGTTGgttgagagaaatgaaaagagcaCATTGTTCTTTGCGCAGGAGCTTTCAGTGAGATGAAACCTGGCTACAGGATTAAAGTGTGGGGGTGAATTCTTGTGCAAATACcatattttagttgtttttttattttgcccaaacatattttctaacataaaaccagtgaatgttaaaataatttgagtttcagtttttttttaaatagaaatagaaatggaaagaaatttcaatgtatcacTTGTAATCAGTAGGCCATTTGAGGGGGGATGCTATCCCCCTttttagcaaaatgaccaaagtgcatcccccttgttaacttgccaccccccctctccagccccttgttagtagcagagagagtgctgcgtgtgcatctgccatcccccctgttaaaaatgaacaaatcacctacCGCTTGTAATTCAAGAAAATCTTATGGTTTTGACTTTTCCAGTCTGGCCTGGAAAACtctttttgttcctgttctgattttttaaaactaaacaaCAGATGTTTTGACACGTGCAATATACTGTAACATGTCCCAAGTCTTTTATTCAAAGATGactgtgcatgtacagtacatccaGTCTTGCTCAGTCTTTCTGCATTAAGTTGTGACATGTACAATTAGAAATGAAAGAATggattaataattcattattttattttcttaaatgtacATGCCATGATTTAATAGTTAAACCATTAcaccacagagaggaaaaatgcatttagaaGATCTGAATGGTATTTCTCTGTGAAATGTCTGAGAAGTTCACCCAGGTTGTCAGAATCCTCATTCAGTACAACTCCTGTGGTAGGAGTCCTCACCTGTCCTGCAGTACAAAATCATAGTGGTCCTGTCACATGTGTAGCTTCCTTTAATGTGCAGTACATACCAGATTAAGCGTCCTTTGAAAGCACATTCATCAGTGAGGATTCGGAACGACATATCCTAAGTGTTACAATTAGTTTAACACACCTCTGAAACCATGAATGAAACAGAGCATAAATGATTGGATTGATGGAGGAATTTAAAAATGCCAAACATGACATATTCATAAGTGCAAGATATGTAGAAGGTTTCTTCATatgtaaataaaggaaaataactATGTAGTAAGGTATTATGCACAGTAAGAATGCAGACACTAGAATTCCTAgtgtttttgctgcttttctttcagatgccactgaatgcattttccttgtgctctttgcattattttgttcTTGAACACACCTAATATTATTTGCATGCCTTTTAGCAATGGCAAAAACTTTCATGTACATAATTATTATGGTCGAGCATGGcacaataaa
This window harbors:
- the LOC118792425 gene encoding trace amine-associated receptor 13c-like, which encodes MNLTEIKEDEFCAQSSNFSCFERLSVTAVDVLLYVSAAAVVLLTVCGNLLVIISICHFKQLHTPTNLLLLSLAVADFLVGLIVMPFHFIGLIESHWCFGAVYCTIFNVVAFCLTCVSVYNVACIAVDRYIALCNPFLYSTRITVNVALMIISCLWLYSIIYYLIFLYFNGNITDLAENTECAGECLVKISDIWAVVDFILVFIVPCSTIIIMYMKVFAIAKRHANNIRCVQEQNNAKSTRKMHSVASERKAAKTLGILVSAFLLCIIPYYIAIFLYLHMRKPSTYLLLMNISCLGFLNSSINPIIYALFHSWFQKCVKLIVTLRICCSESSLMNVLSKDA